A region from the Aegilops tauschii subsp. strangulata cultivar AL8/78 chromosome 5, Aet v6.0, whole genome shotgun sequence genome encodes:
- the LOC141022874 gene encoding uncharacterized protein, translated as MERYFSKKRSRSSDPDNDAGTSRSPVRCKQTASNVAASSLPKPSIHKEINLDELPYDPTDRKRISEYTRNPKKQDEIRRRYLTRGPYRPPSTFVYPHRDIGDTQRRFNPDCFKDYGRWLEYSDKVHKAFCLCCYLFRDNNEGQAGSDAFGINGWNSWNKKSRLDTHEGKGNVNSFHNVAVKRCDALMNQVHQGLAFRGHGETEESKNKGNFRELVKTLANQNDDIQKVVLENAPQNCKWVCGDIQKEIANYFAKVTLNSIIEEIGGDVFSLLIDEAADVFDKEQMAVVLRYLKTSAICLHAALQKLFTDLGLSIKQVRGQCYDGASNMRGEFNGLKAKILQENKSAYYVHCFAHQLQLVIVAVAKKHEDISDFFYMISILFNVVGASCKRNDMIREKHREDVIKAIGSGQISTGRGLNQDQTLQRAGDTRWGSHYRTLSSLVKLFPAVMSVLKYVEKEGKNEKKSQAHGLVAYFETFDFVFYLHMMLHILGNANTLSHSLQKKDQDILNAMSCVKSTRNELQELRENGWDSLIQKAYSFCEEHHIEKADMLEQYINRHKPRQKTNKINLQHYRVECLNSVIDWQLQEFGDRFNEVNSALLGHMASFNPNDGFVAFNLDSLVKLAEFYPDDLDSKKWMILVLNCALTLIMCERMKVAIASVERCFSAMNVVKKKLHNKIGDQFMSDCLICYVEKEMFSPISNDDVFDLFKAIKDRKGKL; from the exons ATGGAAAGATATTTTTCAAAGAAGAGAAGTCGATCATCTGATCCAGATAATGATGCGGGGACATCGAGGTCACCTGTCAGATGTAAGCAAACTGCATCAAATGTCGCTGCCAGTAGTCTCCCAAAGCCTTCTATCCACAAAGAGATTAATTTAGATGAATTGCCCTACGATCCGACTGATCGGAAGAGAATTTCGGAGTACACAAGAAATCCTAAGAAGCAAGATGAGATTAGGCGACGATATTTAACAAGGGGACCTTACAGGCCTCCGTCTACTTTTGTTTATCCACACAGGGACATTGGAGATACTCAGCGAAGATTTAATCCAGACTGTTTTAAAGATTATGGTCGTTGGCTTGAGTATAGTGACAAGGTGCATAAGGCATTTTGTTTGTGTTGCTATCTTTTCAGAGATAATAATGAGGGACAAGCTGGGAGTGATGCATTTGGAATTAATGGTTGGAACAGTTGGAACAAGAAAAGTAGGCTGGATACCCATGAGGGTAAAGGTAATGTTAATAGCTTTCATAATGTAGCAGTAAAACGGTGTGATGCTTTGATGAATCAAG TGCATCAAGGCTTAGCTTTCCGAGGCCATGGCGAAACAGAAGAGTCAAAAAATAAGGGAAACTTTCGAGAGTTGGTAAAAACTTTGGCAAATCAAAATGATGACATACAGAAGGTAGTTCTTGAGAATGCTCCACAAAATTGCAAGTGGGTATGTGGAGATATTCAGAAGGAAATTGCCAACTATTTTGCCAAGGTAAC TTTGAATTCTATTATTGAAGAAATTGGAGGTGATGTGTTTAGTTTGTTGATTGATGAAGCTGCTGATGTGTTCGACAAAGAGCAAATGGCAGTTGTTTTGAGATATCTTA AAACATCGGCAATATGTCTTCACGCCGCACTTCAAAAATTATTCACCGATCTTGGTTTAAGCATAAAACAAGTCAGAGGACAATGTTATGACGGGGCTAGCAATATGCGCGGCGAGTTCAATGGCTTGAAAGCAAAGATTTTGCAAGAGAATAAGTCAGCCTATTATGTGCATTGTTTTGCTCACCAACTCCAGTTGGTTATTGTAGCAGTAGCAAAGAAGCATGAAGATATTTCAGATTTTTTCTACATGATCTCCATTTTATTTAATGTGGTTGGAGCTTCTTGCAAAAGAAACGACATGATTAGAGAGAAACATCGAGAGGATGTAATAAAAGCCATAGGTAGTGGGCAGATTAGCACTGGCAGAGGGTTAAATCAAGATCAAACTCTTCAGAGAGCTGGTGACACTCGTTGGGGCTCACACTACAGAACTCTCTCAAGTCTAGTGAAGTTGTTCCCTGCAGTCATGTCTGTTCTGAAATATGTGGAGAAAGAAGgtaaaaatgaaaagaaaagtCAGGCGCATGGTCTTGTAGCATATTTTGAGACCTTTGATTTTGTGTTTTATTTGCACATGATGCTGCATATATTAGGAAATGCAAATACTTTGTCACATTCTTTACAAAAGAAGGATCAAGACATCCTAAATGCCATGTCATGTGTCAAGTCCACAAGGAATGAGCTACAAGAACTAAGGGAGAATGGATGGGACTCACTGATACAGAAGGCATATTCATTTTGTGAAGAACATCACATTGAGAAGGCGGACATGCTGGAGCAATATATCAATCGACACAAACCAAGACAAAAAACTAATAAGATAAACCTCCAGCATTACCGAGTAGAGTGTCTTAATTCTGTTATTGACTGGCAACTTCAAGAGTTTGGTGACCGTTTCAATGAGGTAAATTCTGCATTACTTGGTCACATGGCTTCTTTCAACCCAAACGATGGATTTGTTGCTTTTAACTTGGATAGCTTAGTGAAGCTAGCTGAGTTTTATCCAGATGATTTAGATTCAAAAAAATGGATGATCTTGGTCCTGAACTGCGCACTTACATTGATAATGTGCGAGCGGATGAAAG TTGCAATAGCATCCGTGGAGAGATGCTTTTCAGCTATGAATGTTGTCAAGAAAAAGTTGCACAACAAAATTGGTGATCAATTCATGAGTGATTGTCTAATTTGCTATGTGGAGAAAGAGATGTTTTCTCCCATTAGTAATGATGATGTGTTTGATCTTTTTAAGGCGATAAAAGATCGAAAAGGGAAGCTCTAA